TGATTTAAGTGGGTTTTATAAGCTTGGAGAAGTTCAAGTTTATAAAACCACATCTGCTGATGAAGTTCAAGATAGGATAACAGATGCAGATGTTATTGTTACAAACAAAGTTGTTATAACTGACGAGTTAATGGCTACATGTACAAATTTAAAGCTTATATGTGTGGCTGCTACTGGCATGAATAATGTTGACTTAGAATCAGCAAAGAGTAGAAATATTGAAGTGAAAAATGTGGCTGGCTACTCAACTGATTCAGTAATTCAACACACTTTCTCAATGCTTTTTTATCTTGTAGGACACTCAAGATATTATGATGAGTATGTCAAAGATGGCAGATACTCAAGAAGTAAAATATTTACGGATGTCTCAAAAGAATTTTTTGAGATTAAAGGTAAAAAGTGGGGAATTATTGGACTTGGCTCAATTGGTCGCGGAGTTGCAAATATTGCAGCGGCATTTGGAGCAGAGGTATGTTATCACTCAACAAGCGGTAAAAACTCTACAAAAGATTTTCTACATGTAGAACTCTCCGAACTTCTCAAAACTTGTGATATTATCTCAATACATGCACCTCTAAACGAGAAAACAAATAATCTTCTAGACTATGAACAGTTGTTAACATGTAAGGATGGAGCTACTCTTTTAAACCTTGGACGCGGCGGTATCATTAATGAAGAGGCAGTTGCAAGGATGGTTGATGAAAAAAATATCTATTTTGGTTTAGATGTTTTAACGGCAGAGCCAATGAGAGAGAACCATCCTCTTTTGTACGTTAAAAACAAAGAAAATATATATGTAACCCCTCATATAGCTTGGGCATCTGTTGAAGCCAGAGAGACTCTTATCGCCAGCGTAGTTGAGAACATCTCATCGCTGAACTAGGATTATTCTTTTCTGCATTTTTTGCAGCTACC
The sequence above is drawn from the Candidatus Sulfurimonas baltica genome and encodes:
- a CDS encoding D-2-hydroxyacid dehydrogenase, whose protein sequence is MKIVLLDALTFGETDLSGFYKLGEVQVYKTTSADEVQDRITDADVIVTNKVVITDELMATCTNLKLICVAATGMNNVDLESAKSRNIEVKNVAGYSTDSVIQHTFSMLFYLVGHSRYYDEYVKDGRYSRSKIFTDVSKEFFEIKGKKWGIIGLGSIGRGVANIAAAFGAEVCYHSTSGKNSTKDFLHVELSELLKTCDIISIHAPLNEKTNNLLDYEQLLTCKDGATLLNLGRGGIINEEAVARMVDEKNIYFGLDVLTAEPMRENHPLLYVKNKENIYVTPHIAWASVEARETLIASVVENISSLN